The proteins below are encoded in one region of Methanosarcina barkeri 3:
- a CDS encoding FeoA domain-containing protein: protein MTEIIDKTLNMPEISQRARVIRIKSKENSCKQSLDMGMVLGAILSATKKALLRDSVDIKLKENLSFRKRGAEIIVVEQLEGFNLTPQMPLTNQGSLYLSYQHGRNL from the coding sequence GTGACAGAAATCATCGATAAAACCCTCAACATGCCGGAAATAAGTCAGAGAGCTCGCGTTATCCGGATAAAAAGTAAGGAAAACTCTTGCAAGCAATCTCTTGATATGGGCATGGTTCTAGGGGCAATCCTGAGCGCAACCAAAAAAGCCCTATTGAGAGACTCTGTCGATATTAAGTTGAAAGAAAACCTATCTTTCAGGAAGCGGGGAGCTGAAATTATAGTTGTTGAACAGCTGGAGGGTTTTAATTTGACACCACAAATGCCTCTTACGAATCAAGGCTCACTTTACCTATCATATCAACACGGGAGGAATTTGTAA
- a CDS encoding FeoB-associated Cys-rich membrane protein, protein MIAWIIANAATILIGTLLLIFIVFTIGYTVRKAKKGQCIGCAGCNVNDCGNNDYIIPCSSLSSNKKRQK, encoded by the coding sequence GTGATTGCCTGGATAATTGCCAATGCTGCAACAATCCTGATAGGTACACTCCTTCTAATCTTTATAGTGTTTACCATAGGGTATACAGTCAGAAAAGCGAAGAAAGGCCAATGCATCGGCTGCGCAGGTTGTAATGTAAATGATTGTGGTAACAACGATTATATTATTCCCTGCAGCAGCCTATCGTCCAACAAAAAAAGGCAAAAATAA
- a CDS encoding sirohydrochlorin chelatase — protein MRRIISMLLTVTIIFLLFPVNAYAYDSTVENCTSTTIINCASENASYADGEETGVLTRTTGILVVAHGSPEDKWNQPVRDAVEDIDCPYPVELGFLEHVEGEDIGTAIANLEKQGVEHIITVPIFVASASDHIEEIKYILGLPSSIKEKEATEAGLKVISHNAEIEMTPALDDHQLVAEILDDRIATVSQQADKEIVVLAAHGTSDAADLAVWKKNLASLGQQLKENYKFLNVDYGFVALGEPNIRTVVEAKQKENPGASIIVMPVMLSEGTFTGTRIPEVLDGLTYLYPAEGQRSLLPHDDISNLIVARAYDAMGVFAGGNGAENSPYQIATAEQLDQVHNYLNKDFVLTADIDLSGYKNWEPIGAFKPLSEKPEDEETPDPEVAFTGTFDGNGHTICNVAINQPEGMSVGLFGCIVGKQNNPCSISNLKVKCANVIGNFCVGDVIGFQYGNCILENITLTGNNTARGNIYVGGILGGSDMGNDSAELKDCNAAADIVVLGDFGNSAGVLGGALNACSVINCTATGTVTGEGDEYFALGSLIGGVFEGVAVINCHADDVSITASGENDTMIGGLLGYAGTYDEDAPTQIAECSTNVTMKVSDSTERVGGLIGGSFYHDLYADARPIPASYAISCCATSGSIIGGGNEVGSIAGYAYNSTVKNCTSTMTINCVSDHVPQVGLYESSFADGNETESDS, from the coding sequence TTGAGAAGAATTATCTCCATGCTGCTGACGGTGACAATAATTTTTTTATTGTTCCCGGTCAATGCGTATGCCTACGATTCTACAGTGGAAAACTGCACCAGCACTACGATCATCAACTGCGCGTCAGAAAACGCATCCTATGCGGATGGGGAAGAAACAGGAGTATTGACCCGAACAACAGGAATATTGGTAGTAGCGCACGGCTCTCCGGAAGATAAATGGAACCAACCTGTACGGGATGCCGTAGAAGATATTGATTGCCCGTACCCGGTAGAATTGGGTTTCCTGGAACATGTTGAGGGAGAAGACATCGGAACAGCAATTGCCAATCTGGAAAAGCAAGGTGTCGAACATATTATCACCGTGCCGATATTTGTGGCCTCGGCTTCGGATCATATTGAAGAAATCAAATACATCTTGGGACTCCCCAGTTCCATTAAGGAAAAGGAAGCAACTGAGGCAGGGTTGAAAGTAATTTCTCACAATGCTGAGATTGAAATGACACCAGCCCTGGACGACCACCAATTGGTAGCGGAAATTCTGGATGACCGTATTGCAACGGTTAGCCAGCAGGCAGACAAGGAAATTGTAGTGTTGGCCGCTCACGGGACCTCTGACGCGGCAGACCTGGCCGTTTGGAAAAAGAACCTGGCTTCTTTAGGGCAACAGCTCAAAGAGAATTACAAGTTCCTGAATGTTGATTATGGCTTTGTGGCACTGGGCGAACCTAACATCAGGACGGTTGTAGAAGCCAAACAAAAGGAAAATCCCGGAGCTTCCATTATTGTTATGCCTGTGATGCTTTCCGAAGGCACGTTCACAGGTACCAGGATTCCTGAAGTTCTAGACGGATTAACTTACTTATATCCGGCAGAAGGACAGCGTTCTTTACTGCCTCACGATGACATTTCTAATTTGATCGTTGCCCGTGCCTATGATGCCATGGGAGTTTTTGCAGGAGGAAACGGAGCAGAGAATTCTCCTTATCAAATCGCAACAGCAGAGCAGCTTGATCAGGTGCATAACTACCTGAATAAGGACTTTGTTTTGACGGCGGACATCGACCTCTCCGGCTACAAAAACTGGGAACCAATTGGTGCTTTCAAGCCTTTATCTGAAAAACCGGAGGATGAAGAGACCCCGGATCCGGAAGTGGCTTTTACGGGAACCTTTGATGGTAATGGGCATACAATCTGCAATGTGGCCATTAATCAACCTGAGGGCATGTCAGTAGGTTTGTTCGGATGCATTGTCGGAAAACAGAATAATCCCTGCTCTATATCCAACCTTAAGGTGAAATGCGCTAATGTGATTGGAAACTTTTGTGTCGGCGATGTCATTGGCTTTCAATATGGGAACTGCATCCTGGAAAACATAACTCTTACCGGCAATAATACGGCACGAGGTAATATCTACGTAGGTGGTATTTTGGGTGGCAGCGATATGGGTAACGACTCTGCAGAACTGAAAGACTGCAATGCTGCAGCTGATATCGTGGTTTTGGGTGATTTTGGAAATTCGGCGGGTGTTTTAGGTGGCGCTCTGAATGCTTGCTCAGTAATCAATTGCACTGCAACAGGCACGGTAACCGGGGAAGGTGATGAATATTTTGCACTGGGCAGCCTGATAGGCGGCGTGTTTGAGGGAGTTGCCGTTATAAACTGCCATGCTGATGATGTTTCTATCACTGCTTCGGGTGAAAACGATACCATGATCGGTGGACTTCTGGGTTATGCGGGAACTTATGATGAGGATGCCCCTACACAGATAGCCGAATGCTCGACGAATGTTACTATGAAAGTGTCGGACAGCACTGAACGCGTAGGTGGGTTGATAGGTGGCAGCTTTTATCATGATTTGTATGCTGATGCAAGACCTATACCTGCATCTTATGCGATATCCTGTTGTGCTACTTCAGGTAGTATCATCGGTGGTGGAAACGAAGTCGGAAGTATCGCTGGTTATGCTTACAATTCTACCGTGAAAAACTGTACCAGCACTATGACCATTAACTGTGTATCAGATCACGTACCTCAGGTAGGACTATATGAAAGTTCATTTGCTGATGGCAATGAAACAGAATCTGACTCTTAA
- the feoB gene encoding ferrous iron transport protein B, whose product MPVTIALAGNPNSGKTTMFNALTGSSQRVGNWPGVTVDKKEGRLKKYKDVTIIDLPGIYSLSPYTLEEVISRDYLVNEKPDVIINIVDGSNIERNLYLTTQILDVGIPVVIALNMIDIVNKSGDIIDIKKLSETLGCPVIETSAQKGTGLEVLTKKAIELAKAGKKGTFKRQFSKPVELALSNIAELIKNNVPDENLRWYSIKFFERDEKVLERITLSDVIKGKIEQIILACEEELDDNSASIIASESYEYISDVVRSYVKKSHSGTTLSDKIDSVVTSRWLGLPIFAAIMFLVYYVSVSTVGSYVTDFTNDMFVGEWIQAPLANWLTSIGTAEWMIGLIVDGIVGGLGAIIGFLPQMLILFFFLAILEDSGYMARIAFLMDRIFRKIGLSGKSFIPLLIGTGCGVPGIMATRTIEQQNDRRMTIMTTTFMPCGAKLPLIALISSAVFGGTWWVAPSAYFLGIGAVVISGIILKKTKLFMGESSPFVIELPAYHIPMAGNVIRSMFERGSSFVKKAFTVYTLASILVWFGASFGFVNGTFGLVDNLNNSVLHNIGNSLALIFAPLGFGRWETTVASIMGLAAKEQVVGVFGVLTSIGNEDLTLEMVDSANVGGLSPIAALFSSEIAAYSFLIFNLLCAPCFAAMNTIRTEMNNWKWTVFAIGYECIFAYVIALIFYQLGTFFSGGSFTAGTAVAFILLAVLLFMLFRPAPKQHDIEKSDSNLSATAGVSE is encoded by the coding sequence TTGCCAGTCACAATAGCGCTTGCCGGAAATCCGAACTCCGGTAAGACCACAATGTTCAATGCCCTTACGGGATCATCGCAGCGCGTCGGTAACTGGCCTGGCGTTACGGTTGATAAAAAGGAAGGTAGGCTTAAAAAATATAAAGATGTAACGATAATCGACTTGCCGGGTATTTATTCTCTTTCCCCATATACGTTGGAAGAAGTAATAAGCCGAGATTATTTGGTGAATGAAAAACCGGATGTAATTATCAATATCGTTGACGGGTCAAATATCGAACGAAATCTCTACTTGACTACACAGATACTCGACGTGGGCATTCCAGTAGTGATCGCTCTTAACATGATCGATATTGTAAACAAAAGTGGGGATATAATTGACATTAAAAAACTCTCAGAAACTCTTGGTTGCCCGGTTATTGAAACATCCGCGCAAAAAGGGACTGGCCTGGAAGTACTTACTAAAAAAGCGATTGAACTGGCAAAGGCCGGGAAAAAAGGAACTTTCAAACGTCAATTTTCGAAGCCTGTAGAACTTGCCCTGTCCAATATTGCCGAACTAATCAAAAACAATGTGCCAGACGAAAATCTTCGCTGGTATTCCATAAAGTTTTTTGAACGGGATGAAAAGGTACTAGAGCGAATCACGCTATCCGATGTTATAAAAGGAAAAATCGAGCAAATCATTCTTGCCTGCGAAGAAGAGCTTGACGATAACAGCGCATCCATTATCGCATCAGAAAGCTATGAATATATATCTGATGTAGTACGCTCCTACGTAAAGAAGTCTCATTCAGGCACGACCTTATCCGATAAGATTGATTCCGTTGTTACAAGTCGCTGGCTTGGTCTTCCGATATTTGCTGCAATTATGTTTTTGGTTTATTACGTATCAGTTTCAACTGTCGGGTCATATGTTACGGATTTTACCAATGATATGTTTGTTGGTGAATGGATACAAGCACCACTTGCAAATTGGCTTACATCAATCGGAACAGCAGAATGGATGATCGGCCTTATTGTGGACGGCATCGTAGGAGGCCTCGGCGCAATTATTGGATTTTTACCGCAAATGCTTATCCTGTTTTTCTTTCTCGCCATTCTGGAAGACAGTGGCTACATGGCGCGTATCGCCTTCTTGATGGATCGCATTTTCAGGAAAATAGGTTTGTCGGGCAAAAGTTTCATTCCATTACTTATCGGCACGGGTTGCGGGGTTCCTGGCATTATGGCTACAAGAACTATTGAGCAACAAAATGACCGGCGTATGACGATTATGACAACCACTTTCATGCCATGCGGTGCAAAACTGCCTCTTATCGCACTTATTTCCAGCGCTGTATTCGGCGGTACATGGTGGGTAGCACCTTCAGCGTACTTTCTTGGCATAGGCGCAGTGGTTATATCCGGTATTATTTTAAAAAAGACAAAGCTGTTTATGGGTGAGTCATCCCCGTTTGTTATAGAATTACCCGCCTACCATATCCCAATGGCCGGAAATGTCATCCGAAGCATGTTTGAACGCGGTAGCTCATTTGTTAAAAAAGCTTTCACAGTATATACGTTAGCAAGCATTCTCGTATGGTTTGGCGCCAGTTTTGGCTTCGTAAACGGAACCTTTGGATTAGTAGACAACCTTAACAACAGCGTGCTACATAACATTGGCAATTCTTTAGCGTTAATCTTCGCTCCTCTTGGATTTGGGCGATGGGAAACTACTGTGGCATCCATTATGGGCCTGGCAGCCAAAGAACAGGTTGTAGGAGTATTTGGCGTTCTCACATCCATTGGTAATGAAGATTTGACCCTTGAGATGGTTGATTCTGCGAATGTTGGAGGATTGTCTCCGATTGCGGCCCTATTTTCGAGTGAAATTGCTGCATACTCATTCCTTATCTTCAACTTGCTTTGCGCTCCCTGCTTTGCGGCGATGAATACTATCCGTACCGAAATGAACAACTGGAAATGGACGGTATTCGCAATAGGTTACGAGTGCATATTTGCTTATGTCATTGCGCTGATTTTTTATCAGCTTGGCACGTTCTTCAGCGGCGGCAGTTTTACCGCAGGAACGGCGGTAGCGTTTATTCTTCTTGCCGTACTTCTCTTTATGTTATTCAGGCCTGCACCAAAACAACATGATATTGAAAAATCCGATTCCAACTTATCGGCAACTGCGGGGGTGAGTGAGTGA
- a CDS encoding FeoC-like transcriptional regulator — translation MVLGYMYVLKQIAEVEKKGNISLSEISRHLKMSTQQLKGLLEIMERMGHVEKVQDNNSLLSPVCSDSCKSCGCFGFLEKSTISTCTVYKLTEKGKRICHEQTVVSEIS, via the coding sequence ATGGTACTGGGATACATGTACGTGTTAAAACAGATAGCAGAAGTAGAAAAAAAAGGCAATATATCTTTGAGTGAGATATCGAGACATCTGAAAATGAGTACGCAACAGCTTAAAGGTTTGCTCGAAATAATGGAAAGAATGGGTCATGTTGAGAAGGTTCAGGACAATAACTCCCTTCTCTCCCCTGTCTGTTCCGATTCATGCAAAAGTTGTGGATGTTTCGGGTTTTTAGAAAAATCTACTATCTCAACATGTACGGTTTACAAACTGACCGAGAAGGGAAAAAGGATCTGTCATGAACAGACGGTTGTGTCTGAGATCTCCTGA
- a CDS encoding FeoA family protein encodes MASLREVPCGQTVTVVKICGEGALKRRIMDMGITKGVEIFVRKVAPLGDPVEVKVRGYELSLRKTDAEMIEVK; translated from the coding sequence ATGGCATCGTTGAGAGAAGTACCGTGCGGGCAAACAGTCACTGTAGTAAAAATTTGCGGAGAAGGCGCTCTCAAGCGCAGGATAATGGATATGGGCATTACAAAAGGAGTGGAGATTTTTGTACGTAAGGTAGCTCCGCTTGGAGACCCGGTTGAAGTGAAAGTAAGAGGTTATGAGTTATCTTTGCGGAAAACTGACGCGGAAATGATCGAAGTAAAATAA
- a CDS encoding FeoA family protein, with translation MMPLVLAQIGESNRIKAFWGQEKIRNHLENLGFTAGSEVCVLSKTFGNVIVSIKDSRIAISEELAKKIMV, from the coding sequence ATGATGCCGTTAGTACTGGCACAGATTGGAGAATCAAATCGTATCAAAGCGTTTTGGGGACAGGAGAAAATAAGAAATCATCTTGAAAATCTTGGCTTCACCGCTGGTAGTGAAGTATGCGTACTGTCAAAAACATTTGGTAATGTGATTGTAAGCATAAAAGATAGTCGAATTGCAATCAGTGAAGAATTAGCTAAAAAAATTATGGTATAA